The region CACGCGCAGCGTGTGCGTCAGCACGTATCGCACAAGCGTGTTATCATATATATTGGGGTACAATTGGCGGGTCAGCGTAGATTATGGCCGCGAAAGATATCTACCACAATACAGTCAAAACAGCCTTGGAAAAGGACGGGTGGAAGATAACCCACGATCCGCTGAGGTTGAAAATTGGCGAACGTTCCCTATACGTCGATTTAGGTGCAGAAAAACTCCTCACTGCCGAAAAGCAAGATCGCAAAATTGCTGTCGAAGTGAAAAGTTTTGTGAGTGTTTCACCAGTCAGTGACTTAGAAGAAGCTGTTGGACAATATATCGTCTACGAAGATATCTTAGAGTATTCAGAGCCAGACAGAATTATATATCTAGCAATTTCAG is a window of Argonema galeatum A003/A1 DNA encoding:
- a CDS encoding XisH family protein codes for the protein MAAKDIYHNTVKTALEKDGWKITHDPLRLKIGERSLYVDLGAEKLLTAEKQDRKIAVEVKSFVSVSPVSDLEEAVGQYIVYEDILEYSEPDRIIYLAISEEVYLDIFS